tgggatTATACCAGTGCTTATTTATCTCTATAAACTAGTGAGAACAGAGGCCCTTTAATTAGAGATATTATAGTGGCATTTATTAATACACTCCAGAAGtagggaaatattttatattcacacAGGGAGACATAAAGCCTGTACTAACttatagacacacagacacatagagaTGTTATTTCTTCTGTCTTACAACTTCAATCTCAGGTCAAAAGTaaacacaaaaccacaaaaattcaCCAGCTCTTCTGCTTGAGCGGCCTTTATgttaaaacaaacagacaaacaaaaccttACTAGCCCACATCTCAAATAGCTGTCCTCCTTCCCTCTCAGTGGACacaaaagtaattaattaatttgagcTCACAAACGATAAACAAAAAGACTTACAAACTCGCTTCTCTATCacctctcttatttatttatttgaacccctggcctcaagcaatcctcccacctcagccccgagtggttgagattacaggtttgagccactgcacctatcTACCTCTTTACCAATAAGACTAGACGTCCACCATCCAACAGATACCACCAAGTGGTTAGACCACAAAACCAAACTCCCAATCATTGCTGCTATCAATGTATCCGTAATGTATAAGTTATACCTGAATAACTTATCAGGAATGtacaaattagaaacaaaaacaaaatttttaaaaatcggtcgggtgcggtggctcacgcttgtaatcccagcactttgggaggccgaggcgggcggatcacgaggtcaggagatcgagaccacggtgaaacctcgtctctactaacaaatacaaaaaaaattagccgggcgtggtggcgggcgcctgtagtcccagctactcggagaggctgaggcaggagaatggcgtgaacccgggaggcggagcttgcagtgagccgagattgcgccactgcactccagcctgggcgacacagcgagactccgtctcaaaaaaaaaaaaataaaaataaataaataaataaataaataataaaaaaatagaaacaaaaatcaattaaaaaggaaaaatatataaccaCTTGGGATTTCTCTAAGAGCAAATAAAAAACATGCCTGGCCTTAAACAACCCATGATGTATACATGTCTTTCACCAGACAGtttgattcatcacataaatccAGTTGGGCATCTCTGTGGACCCTTAAGATTTCCAATAATACAGTATAATTCTCAAAAACCTAAAATCATGTCTCTAAtgtgaacataaaataaatacatgtcaaAGTTTTATTCAACTCTTTAGTTAGTGAGGGAACCGATAAGACTTTAAAACCAATACAGAATATTAGGGAAGCTAGGCatatattaataaagaaatgttaGGACAGAATTGCAGGGTTAGATACAAAACTGACTAATGTGTTGCAGAACAATAAATCATAACCTGTGTTGGTATCTggtacaacaaaaaattatttgcatctcTACCAAACCAAAATCTCTACCAAAGTTAACCTTTGCCCCTACAGAATTGTAAAACAGCCCAGTCAATATAATAAAGTCAAGTCCAGGGCAGCACTGAAAGAGCATCCAGTAAATAAATCTCTTTTGCCTATTTCCAAGTTTTAGTCATTTTTTCCACGGAAACGAGATATTGCagatattgcatgggacatagaTGTACTAAAAAACTATTAATTCATCTGAAATTCATACTGTATTTTATCCGGCAACCCTAACCACGAGTTAACCAAAACTTTACCAAGTCTGTACAGTTCTTTTGCCAACACGGTATCTCTTAAATCTGTTTCTCAGCTTCATCTTTCCCTAGATAATAAATATCATATTAAGCGCTATTTCGATTGCACGACTATTCTTTATATTTACCACTGGAGGGCGCACATAACTCGTAGTATACTAGATAAGAAGTCATGAAGAAACCACCTGAGCGTTTCTGCATCTCAACCACAAGAGGCCAGTACAGGAACCTCAGATTTTGCAAACAGACTGTTTACTCGCTCCCTAAGCAGCCATGCGCAGGCGCGAAACTTCTCCCCAAGCCAGACCCGGCCTGCGCATGCGTTCAAGTGAGCTCGCAGACGCTGTTGCTAAGACTCGCGGGAAAAGGGTGAGCGCGGCTGGAAGCGCGCATGCGCGGTGGCTAATGCCGTAGGCTCCTTCAGGGCTGAGCGATCCCGCGCGTCTTGCGCTCGGTGGAAATGCCCAGCCGAGGGACGCGACCAGAGGACAGCTCTGTGCTGATCCCCACCGACAATTCGACCCCACACAAGGAGGATCTTAGCAGCAAGGTGAGTGTGAGACGCGACGAAAAGGCTCCTGGACTCGGGACCAGGCGCCACTGGACCCTGAAGGTGGTCCGCAGGGGGCAGCGTGGGGCCTGCCCGGGCCTCGGCTTTGCCCTGCTACTTTGCTCTTTTTATTCATAGCACTTGACAGCCCCAGTTagtccttttattttctgaaaacagTTGCGAAAAGGGAGATCTTGAAATTTGTCCTGAGACTGGGCCTAGGTGACAGTGGGGCGGAGTTTTGGTTGGGTGTTTTCCTCCCTggtctttttaaacttttggaaATACCGCCCACCCCAAATCTGTTCCATCGCAGATATTCTGCATCCAGTTAACCATGCCAGCAACCCGGGATCCATCCTTGACCCCCATCACGGAAGCCTATCAGTTCTACCTTTGAAGCTCATTTCAAATATGTCCCTTTATCACCGTGAACACTCTTACCACCCCAAATAAGCCACCGTCATCTGCTATCGGGACCCCTGCCCCCGGCAAGGGCTTCCTAACCGGTCTCTCCTCATCCACGTGTTAGCTGCTGCTTCTCCGTTAACCAGAGCAATGGTCCTAAAACACGCATTGGGTTGTCACTCTTATACCAaacagggggagggaggaagccaATATAGTATAAGCCTTAACTgctgtaaacaaacaaaacctttaaAGATAAATGGGTGTGGTGTGGGGAGGGTTATAGCCCTTCAGGTATTACATGTCCTAGATTCTACTTTGGTTCTGTCCCAAACTTACAATGACATCTTGGGCAAGTCTCTTTAATCTTTCAGTATCAGTTACCTTCTTTGAAGTAAAGTGAAATGTACACCTGTCATTCCTAAAATGGGAAAGCCCTCTACAAATGTTAAGTCTCAAAGAATGTTTACAAATTTGGCCTTGGAATTCAACCTCATTACTACAGCTCTGCCAACTGGGGAGACAGAAAGGTGCACACTCATGGGGATTGGGAGTGAATTTTCAAAAGACACACAGCCCATTCTGATTACCACCATAGCAAGCCACTTACGCATACTGGTGGATACAGATCCTTGAGGTGTGTGTGAGGTAGCACAAATATTATAAAAGCTACTTTTAGAGGCTCTTGTGATACTATGTAATCAGTCAtgttcacaaaataaataaagagttaaaAAGAAACTTAGTTTTCACTTAGTTGAGCCCTCCTCTACAAATAAATGAAGTCCAGGCCAGCACGGTAGcccaggcctgtagtcccagctactcggaggctaaggtgtgagaatcacctgagcccgggaagatcaaggctgcagtgagccatgatcgcaccactgcactccagcctgtaacagagcaagaccctgtttcaaaaaaaaaagcccagttcAACAGTGCCAGCTCTATGCTAGTCATTGAgataaaaagagggaaaaataaaaagatggaacaTGATAGGTCTTACTGTCCCCAAATAGGGCATTGCTTGATTTGAATGTTTGCACCACTTAGTacataaaatcatgaaaatattgaaaaaaaccCACACCTCattcaatttgctttttttttttaaatctaagtcACAGCTTAATTTTCAATCTAAATCACAGCTTAATTCCTTTTGGTgtatatcatatattttttttaattatttatttattttatttatttatttatttattttttgagacggagttttgctcttgttgcccaggctagagtgcagtggtgcaatcttggctcactgcagcctccggctcccaggttcaagcatttctcctgcctcagcctcccaagtaactggattacaggcatgcgccactacgcttggctaattttgtatttttagtggagatgggggtgtctccatgttggtcaggctggtcttgaactcccgacttcaggtgatccgcccgccttggcctcccgaagtgctgggattacaggcatgagccactgcacccggcctggtgtatatcatatatttttaacaaaaggtATAAACCTTGTTTAGTAACTGTAGTCCTTGGCATGATTGCTGGTTACGAACACGAAAATCCCTGTCTGGTCTTAATGGGTTACCTAACATTTTGCAAGTCTAATCACTGTTTTTTCTCCTCCAGCTTTTCCCCAACTGTACCCCCACACAGACTGCTGTTGAAAATGGTCTGTATATTAACAAACTGCCCGTTTGGAAAACCAGTACACCATAGCCCCTTATCCCatcactaattttaaaataaccccTTAAGGGATTCTCATTGAGCATACTTTGAAAACATCTAACTTAAggagtttttctttatttcaatagattaaagaacaaaaaattgtGGTGGATGAACTTTCTAACCTTAAGAAGAATAGGGTGAGTTATTATAGGAATTCTGAATAATATGTGGGAGGTTTATTTATGTTAACTATATATTAAAGTTATAAGAATTGTATATAAGATTTAATCATACTTTAATAAAATGTGTAGTATTTCAGCATCTTTTTAAATTGCAAGTatctagattctttttttaaatggatagaTCTCATAGCTGAAGATGTCTTTTTTCTATCATATGCCATTCACATTGCCTTTGCAACAAATGATACTAGTTGTATTTTGGTATCTTGGAGCtgtaataactaatgatgtttattttatacCTGAATTTGGTGTTTTCTTTTGATATAAACGAACTTTATATTGAGATGAGAAGacacttttcttttaaatgaatgtGGAAAATTATTGAACAAAAAAGGATACATTGCTTCCCCTCCCTCCAAAAAATTTTTACATAGATTTTTCTAAATGTGTAACATGGTTATTTAATGCTATTTCcattaatatattataaacaaGCAAGCTACTGCTTTGTATATAGTTATAGTGTCAAATTGCATTTTAACATTCAAGAAGAAATGAGTTTGAACtcttaaaagctttttaaagattATGTAATAACTGGCTGGTTAGATATTTCTGATATTGTCACTTATGGAATATTAGAAGTTGAggcacatacaaaaattagccgggcgcgtgcctgtaatcccagctactcaggaggccgaggcacaagaattgcttgaacctgggaggcagagtttgcagtgagccgagcactgcactccagcctaggcgacagagcaggactccttctcaaaaaaaaaaaaaaaaaaaaaagttgaggcaGAATTAATACAAACTTTCTCTAGAGGGCAAATTGGCAGAAGGTCTCAACAACTCAAAACTGTAACActttgacccagcagttccatttATAGTAGTTGATACTTAGGAGAGAATCATGGGAGTGCACAAAGATTTAGTTACAAAGATATTCATCACAACCTtgatttacaatagcaaagagatggTAACACCTTAAATGTCTAATATTTGAAGCTGAGCAAATAAACTGTAATATGTTATATCTATATAGCAGTAGGTATAATTTGGTCACCCTAGCTTGCTTTGGCATTTTGGTGTTCTTGTAAAATAACACTTACTGATAAGAAAAAGTATTCTCAATATATTGCTCACTgataaaagaaaagcataaatctGCAGGTACAGTAAGAACCTTttttgttaaaatggtatatgGAGAGAAAATAGTTTCATTTCAGTAGTAGCAATTTCTGGTAGTTGGGCAATGGGTgacttttatttgtctttttgcttatctgtatttACTAAAGTATTGTACTGAATATATGTTACCGAAGTTCAAGAATTAGTGATAATAGGGTTAAGGATTTTAATATCTACTTTTTAGATCAAAATTTGATATTAGCCTAAATTATGTTTTCCAGAAAGTATATAGGCAACAACAGAACAGCAATATATTCTTTCTTGCAGACCGAACAGAAATGTTGTCTGAGAGcaaaagtaagttttttttttttggggggggttttGGGGGGTGCCTAAATTATACTCATCtgaatgttaaaatatatatctaaagaTTAATGCAGCAGTTTGGTTTTCTTCAAGTTAGGCTTCCAAAGATGAgtcaacagttaaaaaaaatatgtatatatatatatatctatatcataaTATGTGTTAGAAAGCAATAGTTATTAACATGTGCTTTAGAGTTTTAAACAGGTCTAAGTATGACAAACCATTACCACTTTCTACCTTTGTGACTTTGGGTGAAATACTTTAAGCCTCCCAGGTATTGTGGGATCTAAATAAGATGCTATGTAAAAAGTGCTTGACCAAGTGCTTGGGCCAAAATCAGCACTTGGCAAAATGGAAGCtatttttctaaaagataaaCATTCTTTATTAGTAGCCTGTTGTTAATTATTATTGGTACTGGCatagtgtgtgtgtttatatggtTTGATTTTGGTAAACAGCTTGTGTTGCCCTCTGAATTGCTAGGTAAAAGTCCaagaatttttatgttatttaatatttattctccTTCCCTGAAACAGATATATTGGATGAACTGAAAAAAGAAtaccaagaaatagaaaacttagaGAAGACCAAAATCAAGAAATAGTCAACCTGATTTCACATAACAATGTGTGGCATTTGTTGTTCTGTAATCTTTTCTGCTGAGCATTTCAGTCAAGATTTAAAAGAGGACTTACTATATAATCTTAAACAGCGGGGACCCAATAGTAGTAAACAATTGTTAAAGTCTGATGTTAACTACCAGTGTTTATTTTCTGGTCACGTCCTACACTTGAGGGGTGTTTTGACTACCCAGCCTGTGGAAGATGAAAAAGGCAATGTGTTTCTATGGAATGGAGAAATTTTTAGTGGAATAAAGGTTGAAGCTGAAGAGAATGACACTCaaattttgtttaattatctTTCCTCCTGTAAGAATGAATCTGAGATTTTGTCACTCTTCTCAGAAGTACAAGGTCCCTGGTCATTTATATATTACCAAGCATCTAGTCATTATTTATGGTTTGGTAGGGATTTTTTTGGTCGCCGTAGCTTGCTTTGGCATTTTAGTAATTTGGGCAAGAGTTTCTGCCTCTCTTCAGTTGGCACCCAAATATCTGGATTGGCAAATCAGTGGCAAGAAGTTCCAGCATCTGGACTTTTCAGAATTGATCTTAAGTCTACTGCCATTTCCAGATGCATTATTTTACAACTGTATCCTTGGAAATATATTTCTAGGGAGaatattattgaagaaaatgttaatagcCTGAGTCAAATTTCAGCAGACTTACCAGCATTTGTATCAGTGGTAGCAAATGAAGCCAAACTGTATCTTGAAAAACCTGTTGTTCCTTTAAATATGATGTTGCCACCAGCTGCATTGGAGACTCATTGCAGTAATATTTCCAATATGCCACCTACAAGAGAGACACTTCAAGTCTTTCTTACTGATGTACACATGAAGGAAGTAATTCAGCAGTTAATTGATGTACTGAGTGTAGCAGTCAAGAAACGTGTCTTGTGTTTACCTAGGGATGAAAACCTGACAGCAAATGAAGTTTTGAAAACATGTGATAGGAAAGCAAATGTTGCAATCCTGTTTTCTGGGGGCATTGATTCCATGGTTATTGCAACCCTTGCTGACCGTCATATTCCTTTAGATGAACCAATTGATCTTCTTAATGTAGCTTTCATAGCTGAAGAAAAGACCATGCCAACTAGCTTtaacaaagaaaggaataaaccagaaaataaatgtgaaatacctTCTGAAGAATTCTCTAAAGATGTTGCtgctgatgatgatga
The sequence above is drawn from the Nomascus leucogenys isolate Asia chromosome 22a, Asia_NLE_v1, whole genome shotgun sequence genome and encodes:
- the ASDURF gene encoding ASNSD1 upstream open reading frame protein isoform X1 produces the protein MPSRGTRPEDSSVLIPTDNSTPHKEDLSSKIKEQKIVVDELSNLKKNRKVYRQQQNSNIFFLADRTEMLSESKNILDELKKEYQEIENLEKTKIKK
- the ASDURF gene encoding ASNSD1 upstream open reading frame protein isoform X2, producing the protein MPSRGTRPEDSSVLIPTDNSTPHKEDLSSKIKEQKIVVDELSNLKKNRTEQKCCLRAKIYWMN
- the ASNSD1 gene encoding asparagine synthetase domain-containing protein 1 encodes the protein MCGICCSVIFSAEHFSQDLKEDLLYNLKQRGPNSSKQLLKSDVNYQCLFSGHVLHLRGVLTTQPVEDEKGNVFLWNGEIFSGIKVEAEENDTQILFNYLSSCKNESEILSLFSEVQGPWSFIYYQASSHYLWFGRDFFGRRSLLWHFSNLGKSFCLSSVGTQISGLANQWQEVPASGLFRIDLKSTAISRCIILQLYPWKYISRENIIEENVNSLSQISADLPAFVSVVANEAKLYLEKPVVPLNMMLPPAALETHCSNISNMPPTRETLQVFLTDVHMKEVIQQLIDVLSVAVKKRVLCLPRDENLTANEVLKTCDRKANVAILFSGGIDSMVIATLADRHIPLDEPIDLLNVAFIAEEKTMPTSFNKERNKPENKCEIPSEEFSKDVAADDDDSPNKHVSVPDRITGRAGLKELQAVSPSRIWNFVEINVSMEELQKLRRTRICHLIWPLDTVLDDSIGCAVWFASRGIGRLVAQDGVKSYQSNAKVVLTGIGADEQLAGYSRHRVRFQSHGLEGLNKEIMMELGRISSRNLGRDDRVIGDHGKEARFPFLDENVVSFLNSLPIWEKANLTLPRGIGEKLLLRLAAVELGLTASALLPKRAMQFGSRIAKMEKINEKASDKCGRLQIIP